ATCCTGCCCGCGGAGCTGTGCGCGGACTGGGCCGGGCGGGCGCTGAACATCCACCACAGCTTCCTGCCGTCGTTCGTCGGCGCGCGGCCGTACCACCAGGCGCACGGCCGGGGCGTGAAGCTGATCGGCGCGACGTGCCACTACGTGACCGCGGACCTCGACGAGGGCCCGATCATCGAGCAGGACGTGATCCGGGTGGACCACGCCGACTCGGTCACCGACATGGTCCGCAAGGGGCGTGACATCGAGAAGGTCGTGCTGGCGCGCGGTCTGCGGTGGCACCTCGAAGACCGGGTGCTGGTGCACGGGAACCAGACCGTCATCTTCTAGTCGCTCGTTCCAGTCGCCGGCCGCCGGAAACGCGCGTGTGGGGCCGGTGCGGGTCGTAGGCTTCGCCGGTGCGCACCGAGTTCACCGATCCCGACCAGGTCCGCGCGGCGGGCGATCTGAAGCACGCCGTGCTGATCGGCCTCGACCTGAGCGACGAGGACCTGCGCGTGCCGATGGACGGCGCGCTGTTCCTCGGCTGCACGCTCTCGCCGGTCGGCCAACGGCGTGCGGCGGCGGCCGGTGCGCTGGTGTTCCCGGCGATCCCGAACCTGCCGTACGACGTGTACCGGTCGCGGCTCTACACGCCGGTCGAGCTGTTCGCCGGGTTCGACCCGGCCGACCCGCTCTCCTACGCGAAGACACCGGACGCCCTGATCTACCAGCACAGTCGGGCTCAGGGCCACAACCCGGACCCGCTGCACGCGCTGGCCGAACGCCTGCACGACCACGCGATCACCGACGCGTTGGCGGACGTCCTGATCGGCACGCCGGTCGCCGTGATGGGCGGCCACGCGCTGGGCCGTGACACGGACGGCTACCGGCGGGCGGTGCGGCTGGGCGCGGCGCTCGGCGAGGCCGGGTTCACCGTGCTGACCGGCGGCGGACCGGGCGTGATGGAGGCCGTGCCGCTGGGTGTGCGGATCGGCGTGGACGAGCCGACGTTGAAGGACCTGGCGCGCGCCCCGAAGTTCGGCGACGACGCCGCGTCCATCGGCCGCTGGATCGCCGCGTGCCCGACCGACCTGCCGGCTTTCGAGCGGCCGCGCACCATCGGCATCCCGACCTGGTTCTACGGCCACGAGCCGCCGAACCCGGCGTGCGAGCTGCACGCCAAGTACTTCGCCAACTCGGTGCGTGAAGAGGGCCTGCTCACCGTCGCGACCGGCGG
This is a stretch of genomic DNA from Saccharothrix ecbatanensis. It encodes these proteins:
- a CDS encoding LOG family protein translates to MRTEFTDPDQVRAAGDLKHAVLIGLDLSDEDLRVPMDGALFLGCTLSPVGQRRAAAAGALVFPAIPNLPYDVYRSRLYTPVELFAGFDPADPLSYAKTPDALIYQHSRAQGHNPDPLHALAERLHDHAITDALADVLIGTPVAVMGGHALGRDTDGYRRAVRLGAALGEAGFTVLTGGGPGVMEAVPLGVRIGVDEPTLKDLARAPKFGDDAASIGRWIAACPTDLPAFERPRTIGIPTWFYGHEPPNPACELHAKYFANSVREEGLLTVATGGIIYTPGSAGTVQEVFQDYCQNHYGSVGPAAPMVFLGKEFWVDEVPAAPLVRKLAKGREAERWILVTDDVDEAVAFLGDYPGV